A section of the Pithys albifrons albifrons isolate INPA30051 chromosome 4, PitAlb_v1, whole genome shotgun sequence genome encodes:
- the PPP1R3G gene encoding protein phosphatase 1 regulatory subunit 3G: MASPARPELAAEERRLRGAAPTGPRDTKREAAASEPRLVLLEVRRCGRPPAPGPGERQEEGEEEAEEEGDAAAAAGEDCCGKCKKRVQFADSLGLSLASVKHFSDTEEPQVPPAALSHLQSPPGEERDPPPPGGDPAPPALLLVPDFPDGGDPGAERLRRQRVCLERLGRPAAPTDVCGTVRVLGGPGPKEVTVRYTFNEWLSFVDVPAAPLPPEPPAERFGFTLCVPPSLREGSALHFAIRYRSAQGEFWDNNGGRNYTLRCCGCPGGGPASPAAAPAPPAAPRY; this comes from the coding sequence ATGGCGAGCCCCGCACGGCCGGAGCTGGCGGCGGAGGAgcggcggctccgcggggcGGCCCCGACGGGGCCCCGCGACACCAAGCGGGAGGCGGCGGCGTCGGAGCCGcggctggtgctgctggaggtgcgGCGCTGCGGGCGGCCCCcggcccccggccccggcgagcggcaggaggagggggaggaggaggcagaagagGAGGGGGatgcggcggcggcggcgggcgaaGACTGCTGCGGCAAGTGCAAGAAGCGGGTGCAGTTCGCCGACTCGCTGGGGCTGAGCCTCGCCAGCGTGAAGCACTTCAGCGACACCGAGGAGCCGCAGGTGCCGCCCGCCGCGCTCTcccacctgcagagccctcccggAGAGGAGCGGGACCCGCCGCCGCCCGGGGGGGATCCCGCACCGCCCGCGCTGTTGCTGGTGCCCGACTTCCCCGACGGCGGCGACCCCGGCGCGGAGCGGCTGCGGCGGCAGCGCGTCTGCCTGGAGCGGCTGGGGCGGCCCGCGGCGCCCACCGACGTGTGCGGCACGGTGCGGGTGCtgggcggccccggccccaaGGAGGTGACGGTGCGCTACACCTTCAACGAGTGGCTTTCCTTCGTGGACGTCCCGGCCGCGCCGCTGCCCCCCGAGCCGCCGGCCGAGCGCTTCGGCTTCACCCTGTGCGTGCCGCCGAGCCTGCgggagggctctgctctgcacttcGCCATCCGCTACCGCAGCGCGCAGGGCGAGTTCTGGGACAACAACGGCGGCCGCAACTACACCCTGCGGTGCTGCGGATGCCCCGGGGGCGGCCCCGCAtcgcccgccgccgcccccgcaccgcccgccGCGCCTCGCTACTGA